From Pseudomonas hefeiensis, one genomic window encodes:
- a CDS encoding heavy-metal-associated domain-containing protein, translated as MKTVELQVQGMSCGSCVKHVTEALHPLEGVSDVTVDLQAGRVKVSGDSDSHALLTALEDAGYPAQLATVESVASKKTSGCGGNGGGCCCR; from the coding sequence ATGAAAACTGTTGAACTGCAAGTCCAAGGCATGAGCTGTGGTTCATGTGTCAAACATGTCACCGAAGCACTGCACCCACTTGAAGGCGTCAGTGACGTAACAGTGGATCTACAAGCCGGACGGGTGAAGGTCAGCGGCGATTCGGACAGCCATGCGCTGCTTACAGCCCTGGAGGACGCGGGCTATCCAGCACAGCTGGCGACAGTGGAAAGCGTAGCGAGTAAGAAAACCTCGGGCTGTGGCGGGAACGGCGGCGGTTGCTGCTGCCGGTAA
- a CDS encoding heavy metal translocating P-type ATPase: protein MTVSNDSPFSTDYEGQNYRFCSQKCQTTFRAAPERYRISQLKTGQVHQTTAAPVTGAAEYTCPMHPEIRQIGPGVCPKCGMTLEPVIPELEEEENLELKDFTQRFWRTLPLTIIVTVLAMGGHALVLFHGPTQNWIELGLATPVVLWAGWPFYVRGVRSVIQRSPNMWTLIALGTAAAFLYSVVATLAPDVFPSNFMMEGRIGVYFEAAAVIISLTLLGQMLEFKARSQTSAAVKSLLGLAPKTARRINADGTEEDIPLTHVHSGDTLRVRPGEKVPVDGQVLQGESAVDESMLTGEPIPIMKRAGDALIGATLNIHGSLVMQAQKIGSATLLAQIVQMVVQAQRSKAPMQRLADVIASYFVIVVITIAALTLLGWGLWGPEPSWVFGLINAVAVMIIACPCALGLATPMSVMVATGKAAGSGVLFRDASAIENLRKIDTLIVDKTGTLTEGRPAFHSVEAVPGFTQDEVLRLAASLDQGSEHPLAHAIVEQARAAGLKLVTPETFESASGIGVSGQVEGRRLMLGNTALMQEAGVSTEILQVHAEKLRGDGTSIMYLAVNGALAGLLAVADPIKPTTKLAVERLQADGVKVIMATGDGLTTARSVARQLGIEEVHGEVKPQDKERLVASLQQAGHRVAMAGDGINDAPALARADVGIAMGTGTDVAMNSAQVTLVKGDLLGILRARSLSVATVRNMHQNLTFAFLYNAMGIPLAAGLFFPLTGHLLSPLIAALAMSVSSASVVFNALRLRQASID from the coding sequence ATGACCGTCAGCAACGACAGCCCGTTCAGCACGGATTATGAGGGGCAAAACTACCGGTTCTGCAGCCAGAAATGCCAAACGACCTTCAGGGCAGCGCCCGAGCGTTATCGAATATCTCAACTGAAAACTGGACAAGTCCATCAGACAACAGCTGCACCAGTAACGGGTGCCGCTGAATACACATGTCCCATGCATCCGGAAATTCGACAGATCGGCCCCGGCGTCTGCCCTAAGTGCGGCATGACCTTAGAACCGGTGATCCCCGAATTGGAGGAAGAAGAGAACTTAGAACTCAAGGACTTCACTCAGCGCTTTTGGCGGACATTGCCACTGACAATAATCGTCACTGTTTTAGCCATGGGCGGCCATGCCTTGGTGCTGTTTCACGGCCCCACGCAAAACTGGATCGAGTTGGGACTGGCCACACCCGTGGTGCTTTGGGCTGGCTGGCCGTTTTATGTGCGCGGCGTGCGCTCGGTGATTCAGCGAAGTCCGAACATGTGGACGCTGATCGCCCTCGGCACGGCGGCGGCCTTTCTTTACAGCGTTGTGGCCACCCTGGCCCCCGATGTATTCCCCAGTAACTTCATGATGGAGGGCCGCATCGGGGTGTACTTTGAAGCGGCGGCTGTGATCATCTCACTGACCCTTCTCGGCCAGATGCTCGAGTTCAAGGCTCGCTCGCAAACCTCGGCTGCCGTCAAGTCGCTGCTTGGACTGGCACCCAAAACTGCCCGACGGATCAATGCCGACGGCACGGAAGAAGACATCCCTCTGACACACGTACACAGCGGCGATACGTTACGTGTGCGACCGGGCGAAAAAGTGCCTGTCGACGGTCAGGTGTTGCAAGGCGAAAGCGCTGTAGATGAGTCGATGCTCACCGGCGAACCGATACCGATCATGAAGAGGGCCGGCGACGCACTGATTGGCGCCACTCTCAACATCCACGGCAGTCTGGTGATGCAGGCGCAGAAGATCGGGTCGGCGACCCTGCTCGCACAGATTGTGCAGATGGTTGTGCAGGCACAACGCTCAAAAGCGCCGATGCAACGGCTGGCAGACGTGATTGCCAGTTACTTCGTGATTGTGGTGATTACTATCGCCGCGCTGACTCTACTCGGTTGGGGGCTGTGGGGGCCCGAGCCAAGTTGGGTGTTCGGACTGATCAACGCTGTCGCGGTCATGATCATCGCCTGTCCCTGTGCCCTTGGCCTAGCGACTCCGATGTCAGTCATGGTCGCCACAGGGAAAGCTGCTGGCAGCGGCGTATTGTTTCGCGATGCAAGCGCCATCGAAAACCTGCGCAAGATAGACACCTTGATAGTCGACAAAACCGGCACCCTCACTGAAGGTCGACCAGCGTTCCATAGCGTCGAGGCCGTGCCCGGATTTACTCAGGATGAAGTGCTGCGGTTGGCCGCAAGTCTCGATCAGGGCAGTGAGCATCCATTGGCCCACGCCATCGTCGAGCAGGCCCGCGCCGCAGGGTTGAAACTGGTGACACCTGAAACCTTCGAGTCAGCCTCAGGTATTGGTGTAAGCGGTCAGGTCGAGGGTCGCCGCCTGATGCTAGGCAATACCGCGTTGATGCAGGAGGCGGGCGTTTCCACCGAAATCTTGCAAGTACATGCCGAGAAGTTACGCGGCGACGGTACGAGCATCATGTACCTGGCAGTCAATGGCGCCCTGGCGGGTTTGCTGGCTGTTGCTGACCCCATCAAACCCACCACGAAACTGGCCGTCGAGCGTCTGCAGGCGGATGGCGTCAAGGTCATCATGGCCACTGGCGACGGTCTTACGACTGCTCGCTCGGTAGCTCGCCAGTTGGGCATCGAGGAGGTGCATGGCGAGGTCAAACCGCAAGATAAAGAACGTCTGGTGGCATCTCTGCAACAAGCCGGACACCGCGTGGCGATGGCCGGCGACGGCATTAATGATGCCCCCGCATTGGCTCGCGCTGATGTAGGTATCGCCATGGGCACTGGCACTGACGTGGCGATGAACAGCGCTCAGGTCACCCTGGTCAAGGGCGATCTGCTCGGCATCCTGCGTGCTCGCAGCCTGTCAGTAGCAACGGTGAGAAATATGCACCAAAACCTGACCTTCGCCTTCCTTTACAACGCCATGGGCATCCCACTAGCCGCCGGCTTGTTCTTCCCTCTTACCGGCCACCTTCTGTCACCACTCATTGCCGCACTGGCCATGAGCGTGAGCTCGGCGTCGGTGGTATTCAACGCCTTGCGTCTGCGCCAGGCTTCCATTGATTGA